The following are encoded together in the Pedobacter steynii genome:
- the htpG gene encoding molecular chaperone HtpG: MSIEEKGTISIHTENIFPIIKKFLYSDNEIFLRELVSNAVDAVQKIKRLAALGQYNGELGSPLVEVAVDADKKTITITDNGLGMTAEEIKKYINQVAFSGASEFVEKFKDAKDANEIIGKFGLGFYSAFMVADLVEIQTLSYQDGAEPARWVCDGSTEFEISAGNRTTRGTEITLHINAESEEFLSKNKLEEILDKYGKFLPVPIKFGTKTEQIADGEDEEGKPKTVGVEVDNIINTTNPIWTKAPADLSDEDYLAFYKQLYPFSEEPLFWIHLNVDYPFNLTGVLYFPKVKNDFDMQRNKIKLFSRQVFITDEVKDIVPEFLMLLHGVIDSPDIPLNVSRSFLQADSNVKKINSYITKKVADKLQELFNKDRKAYEEKWTDIGLFVKYGLVSEEKFYDKAKDFALLTNTKNEHFTLGEYHDKVKDFQTDKNGQVVYIYSNDPAKQDSFIQSANKKDYDVLLMNSPIDSHFINHLENKLEKTQLKRVDSSVADKLIEKDDAVESVLTEEQSKKVSEIFTKAITKPGMHVEVVGLNPEELPVTVTMDEFMRRMKDMAQMGGGMGFYGSMPDNYKVAINGNHKLIGKILLTDNEEEQSLLAKQAVDLALLAQGMLTGAELTAFVSRSVNLI, translated from the coding sequence ATGAGCATAGAAGAAAAAGGAACCATTTCCATTCACACGGAGAACATTTTCCCGATCATTAAAAAATTCCTGTATTCAGACAATGAGATTTTCCTGCGCGAGCTGGTTTCCAATGCTGTTGATGCGGTACAAAAGATCAAACGTCTTGCCGCATTGGGACAATACAACGGAGAGTTGGGTAGCCCATTGGTAGAAGTTGCTGTTGATGCAGATAAAAAGACCATTACCATTACTGATAATGGTTTGGGTATGACTGCTGAAGAGATCAAAAAATACATTAATCAAGTGGCATTCTCTGGTGCAAGTGAGTTTGTAGAGAAGTTTAAGGACGCTAAAGATGCCAATGAAATCATAGGTAAATTCGGGTTAGGGTTTTACTCTGCATTTATGGTTGCAGATCTGGTAGAAATCCAGACGCTTTCCTATCAGGACGGTGCTGAACCTGCCCGTTGGGTATGTGATGGCAGCACTGAATTCGAAATCAGTGCCGGTAACAGAACAACCCGCGGTACTGAAATCACCCTACATATCAATGCGGAATCAGAAGAGTTTCTTAGCAAAAATAAGCTGGAAGAGATTCTGGATAAATATGGTAAATTCTTACCAGTTCCAATTAAATTTGGCACCAAAACAGAGCAGATTGCCGATGGGGAAGACGAGGAAGGAAAGCCCAAAACTGTGGGCGTTGAGGTAGATAACATCATCAATACTACCAATCCAATCTGGACCAAGGCACCTGCAGATTTGTCAGACGAGGATTATCTGGCCTTTTACAAACAACTTTATCCTTTTTCTGAAGAACCATTATTCTGGATTCATCTGAATGTTGATTATCCTTTTAACTTAACGGGAGTATTGTATTTCCCTAAGGTGAAGAATGATTTTGACATGCAGCGGAACAAGATTAAGTTGTTCTCCCGCCAGGTCTTTATTACGGATGAGGTTAAAGACATCGTTCCGGAATTCCTGATGCTGTTGCATGGAGTGATTGATTCACCAGATATTCCATTGAATGTTTCCAGAAGTTTCCTTCAGGCAGATAGTAATGTTAAAAAGATCAACAGCTATATCACGAAGAAAGTAGCGGATAAATTGCAGGAACTTTTCAATAAAGACCGTAAGGCTTATGAAGAGAAATGGACTGATATCGGATTATTCGTAAAATATGGTTTGGTTAGTGAAGAGAAATTTTATGATAAAGCCAAAGATTTTGCTTTATTAACCAATACTAAAAATGAGCACTTTACTTTAGGAGAGTATCATGATAAAGTAAAAGACTTCCAGACGGATAAAAATGGTCAGGTCGTTTATATCTACTCAAATGATCCTGCTAAACAGGATAGTTTTATTCAGTCGGCAAATAAAAAGGATTATGATGTTTTATTAATGAACTCACCTATTGATAGTCATTTTATCAATCATTTGGAAAATAAGCTTGAAAAAACGCAATTGAAACGCGTAGACTCCAGTGTTGCCGACAAGCTGATTGAAAAAGATGATGCGGTTGAATCCGTACTTACTGAGGAGCAATCTAAAAAAGTATCAGAGATCTTTACTAAAGCGATCACCAAGCCTGGGATGCATGTGGAGGTTGTTGGATTAAACCCTGAAGAATTGCCGGTTACCGTAACTATGGATGAATTTATGAGACGTATGAAAGATATGGCTCAGATGGGAGGCGGTATGGGTTTCTACGGCAGTATGCCTGACAATTATAAGGTAGCGATCAATGGAAACCATAAACTAATTGGTAAAATCCTGCTCACAGATAATGAAGAGGAACAAAGCCTGCTTGCGAAACAAGCGGTTGATTTGGCATTATTAGCGCAAGGTATGTTAACCGGAGCAGAATTAACCGCTTTTGTTAGCAGAAGTGTAAATCTAATCTAG
- a CDS encoding DUF2157 domain-containing protein yields the protein MNTDFYDRLKEEGYISNASFEKIREKERNPLFSVHWELKTLLYLGVMLLSTGLGILVYKNIDTIGHQVILGLIAAICIGCFTYCLKNRPPFSREQVKSPNSLFDYFLLLGCLSFLTFVGYLQYQYTVFGTNYGMATFIPMVVLFLVAYEFDHLGILSMAIANLAIWMGVSVTPAQLLSSGNFDNQKVIYTYVLLGLILLAAGWFTETLNFKKHFRFSYFHFGIHISFISLLFGYFNHYDSPISFLWLAAVFILAYFLYLDALKHRSFYFLLLVVIYTYIAFSSLIFRGLINIPDIGSVYIGFIYFIGSAIALIRILIHLHKKIKA from the coding sequence ATGAATACTGACTTTTATGATCGATTAAAGGAAGAAGGCTACATTTCGAATGCCTCCTTTGAAAAAATCAGGGAAAAGGAACGAAATCCACTATTTTCTGTCCACTGGGAATTAAAGACCTTACTATACCTGGGAGTTATGCTCTTAAGTACAGGACTGGGAATTCTCGTTTACAAAAATATTGACACGATAGGACATCAGGTTATCCTTGGTCTAATTGCAGCAATTTGCATCGGATGTTTTACTTACTGTCTAAAAAATCGCCCTCCATTTAGCCGGGAACAGGTAAAATCCCCAAATTCTTTATTTGATTATTTTCTGTTGCTGGGCTGCCTGAGCTTCTTAACCTTCGTAGGATACCTTCAATATCAATATACTGTTTTTGGAACTAACTATGGAATGGCCACTTTTATTCCTATGGTGGTTTTGTTTCTGGTAGCCTACGAATTTGATCACCTTGGCATTCTCAGTATGGCAATTGCCAATCTTGCGATATGGATGGGTGTCTCAGTAACCCCGGCACAATTGCTCTCCAGCGGAAATTTCGACAATCAAAAAGTAATTTACACTTACGTACTCCTTGGATTGATATTATTAGCTGCAGGATGGTTTACCGAAACCCTTAATTTCAAAAAACATTTCAGGTTCAGTTATTTTCATTTCGGCATTCATATTTCATTCATTTCTCTCTTATTTGGGTATTTTAATCATTACGACTCGCCCATTTCTTTTTTATGGCTTGCTGCGGTGTTTATCCTTGCCTATTTCCTTTACCTGGATGCATTGAAACACCGGTCTTTTTATTTCTTATTGTTAGTCGTGATCTACACCTACATTGCCTTTAGCTCGCTTATTTTCAGGGGCTTGATTAATATCCCGGACATAGGCTCAGTCTATATCGGATTTATTTATTTTATTGGTTCGGCTATTGCATTAATCCGTATACTAATTCATTTACACAAAAAAATTAAAGCCTGA
- a CDS encoding HmuY family protein, which produces MKLSFYMLSIASLFSGLTAIAQSSKTEKNLDAKSKTTFFNLETGKIAKETEKWDLAFNNTTIKINSKQNVSAQILSNTKFDQVTKAPENGYKKDSQSSSAIPTGSGNGWYNYDMATHALTPIPGKIIMVKTASGKYVKLEVLSYYFDEEDYNETGFYTFRYAVLK; this is translated from the coding sequence ATGAAATTATCTTTCTATATGCTGTCAATAGCTTCCCTTTTCTCGGGTCTTACGGCTATTGCGCAAAGCTCAAAAACAGAGAAAAATCTGGATGCCAAGTCAAAAACAACCTTCTTTAATCTCGAGACGGGAAAAATTGCCAAAGAAACAGAGAAATGGGACCTGGCTTTCAACAATACAACGATTAAAATCAATAGTAAGCAAAATGTCTCTGCACAAATTCTAAGCAATACCAAATTTGATCAGGTCACTAAAGCGCCGGAAAACGGATATAAAAAGGATAGCCAGAGCAGTAGTGCGATCCCAACAGGCTCAGGTAACGGATGGTACAACTATGACATGGCAACGCATGCCCTGACCCCCATTCCAGGAAAAATAATTATGGTAAAAACAGCTTCCGGCAAATATGTTAAACTAGAAGTCCTGAGTTACTATTTTGATGAAGAAGACTATAACGAAACCGGATTTTATACATTTAGATACGCTGTCCTTAAATAA
- a CDS encoding M16 family metallopeptidase → MEYNVHTLPNGIRLLHVPSASAISHACIIVNSGSRDEQDEKAGLAHFIEHLIFKRTEKRNTNQILNRLESVGADLNAYTTKEYTCIHASFLNPYLDRTLELFHDIVFHSTFPEEEMEKEKSVILDEITSYLDQPEEAIYDDFEDLVFAGHPLGRNILGSAESVNNIQKKDIHDFIRENYHTDKIVIAVLGNYSLNKIVKIGDKYYSEIPENLHKNSRIAPEKAAVVNHSFQKPIMQAHAMLGAQAYSLHHPYKTGLLLLNNLLGGTGMSSILNLQIREKHGIAYTIETGYSPLSDTGIFTLYFGTDQEKVDKALSLIFKEFKKIKDRPLTEVQLQKSKNKFIGQIALGEENRIGLIISMAKSLIDYNKIDDLQTVFNKIQTVTTTDMANIANEILDESNLTSLIFYPLG, encoded by the coding sequence ATGGAATACAATGTTCACACCTTGCCTAATGGCATCCGATTACTTCATGTCCCCTCTGCATCAGCGATATCTCATGCCTGCATTATTGTAAATAGTGGTTCCAGAGATGAACAGGACGAGAAAGCAGGCCTGGCTCATTTTATTGAGCACCTGATCTTCAAACGCACAGAGAAAAGAAACACCAACCAGATCCTAAACAGGCTGGAGAGTGTAGGTGCAGATCTAAACGCTTATACGACTAAGGAATATACCTGTATACATGCCTCTTTCCTGAATCCATATCTGGACAGAACTCTGGAATTATTCCATGATATCGTCTTTCACTCGACCTTTCCCGAGGAGGAGATGGAGAAAGAAAAAAGTGTGATACTGGATGAAATTACCTCTTACCTCGATCAGCCGGAAGAAGCCATATACGATGACTTCGAAGATCTTGTTTTTGCAGGCCATCCGCTGGGCAGAAATATCCTTGGAAGCGCAGAGAGTGTCAATAATATCCAAAAGAAAGATATCCATGATTTTATCAGGGAAAACTATCATACCGACAAGATCGTTATTGCGGTTTTAGGGAATTATTCTTTGAATAAAATCGTTAAGATCGGGGATAAATATTATTCTGAAATACCAGAGAATTTACATAAAAATTCTCGTATAGCTCCTGAAAAGGCTGCTGTAGTGAATCATTCTTTTCAGAAGCCCATTATGCAGGCTCATGCCATGTTAGGCGCCCAAGCCTATTCTTTGCATCATCCTTACAAGACTGGATTACTTTTGCTCAATAATTTGCTGGGAGGCACGGGAATGAGTTCTATTTTAAACCTACAGATTCGGGAGAAACACGGAATTGCTTATACGATTGAAACAGGCTACAGCCCTCTGAGTGATACCGGTATCTTCACCTTATACTTTGGTACCGATCAGGAAAAAGTAGATAAAGCCCTTTCTCTGATCTTCAAGGAGTTTAAAAAAATTAAAGATCGGCCGCTCACAGAAGTTCAGCTTCAAAAATCGAAAAATAAATTTATCGGACAAATTGCTCTGGGAGAAGAAAATAGAATCGGATTGATCATATCCATGGCTAAAAGTCTCATAGACTACAATAAAATTGACGATCTCCAAACGGTATTTAACAAAATTCAGACAGTAACAACGACCGATATGGCCAATATTGCCAATGAAATATTAGATGAAAGTAATCTTACTTCCTTAATTTTTTACCCTTTAGGGTAA
- the def gene encoding peptide deformylase, protein MKLPIVAYGDPVLKKVCPPIEQDYPDLKQLISNMYETMYNAHGVGLAAPQIGLAIRLFIVDTGVDEDEKAFKRTFINAEILEETGEPWAFNEGCLSIPDIREDVMRKPNIRIRYYDENWELHEEEVTGMPARVIQHEYDHIQGKLFTETLSLLRKRMLKSKLDAISKGNVKVDYKMRFPQQSRRR, encoded by the coding sequence ATGAAATTACCTATTGTAGCGTATGGCGATCCGGTATTGAAAAAAGTTTGTCCCCCTATTGAGCAGGACTATCCGGATTTAAAACAATTAATCAGCAACATGTATGAAACCATGTATAATGCGCATGGAGTTGGTTTGGCTGCGCCACAGATTGGCCTGGCGATTAGATTATTTATTGTTGATACCGGAGTGGATGAGGATGAAAAAGCTTTCAAGAGAACGTTTATCAATGCAGAAATTCTGGAGGAAACCGGAGAGCCCTGGGCTTTCAATGAAGGATGTTTAAGTATCCCGGATATCAGAGAAGACGTGATGCGTAAACCCAATATCAGAATCAGGTATTATGATGAAAACTGGGAGCTTCACGAAGAAGAGGTTACCGGAATGCCAGCCCGTGTCATACAACATGAATACGACCATATTCAAGGTAAACTATTTACAGAAACATTAAGTTTATTGCGTAAAAGAATGCTTAAAAGTAAGCTGGATGCGATTTCTAAAGGAAATGTAAAGGTCGATTATAAAATGCGCTTTCCTCAACAAAGCAGAAGACGCTAA
- a CDS encoding NifU family protein, which yields MDLTQQVEQALETIRPYLIADGGDVAIEEITADNVVKLKLLGNCGSCKMSFMTMKAGIEQAIMKAVPQITSVVAINLAEPV from the coding sequence ATGGATTTAACACAACAAGTAGAGCAAGCACTGGAAACGATCAGACCATATTTAATCGCTGATGGTGGAGATGTTGCTATAGAAGAGATTACGGCGGATAATGTAGTTAAATTAAAATTGTTAGGAAACTGCGGATCCTGCAAAATGAGCTTTATGACCATGAAGGCAGGCATAGAACAGGCGATTATGAAAGCTGTTCCACAGATTACCTCAGTTGTAGCCATTAACCTTGCGGAGCCGGTGTAA
- a CDS encoding Mrp/NBP35 family ATP-binding protein, whose product MIISPEQVLAALRNVEDPDLKKDLVTLNMIKDLKIEDKKVSFTLELTTPACPMKDMLKNACFNAIKHFVSQEAEIEINITSRVTKPMDINQLKDIRNILLVSSGKGGVGKSTVASNLAIALAADGAKVGLIDADIYGPSVPTMFDLVGAKPSARETEDGKTLILPIEKYGIKLLSLGFFADPDQPVPWRGPMASNAIKQLFNDADWGELDYLIVDLPPGTGDIHITITQSFPIAGAVIVTTPQQVALADTRKGLAMFKMPSINIPVLGVVENMAYFTPEELPENKYYIFGKDGGKELARSFDVPFLGEIPIVQGITEAGDKGAPIALNKTSKISDAFAEIAGKVAQQVAINNSLTVNC is encoded by the coding sequence ATGATAATTAGTCCAGAACAAGTTCTAGCCGCTCTGAGAAATGTTGAAGACCCTGATCTTAAAAAAGATCTGGTGACTTTAAACATGATCAAGGATTTGAAAATAGAAGATAAGAAGGTGAGTTTTACCTTGGAACTCACTACTCCTGCCTGTCCGATGAAAGACATGCTGAAGAATGCATGTTTTAATGCGATAAAGCATTTTGTTAGCCAGGAAGCTGAAATAGAAATTAATATTACTTCCAGAGTAACCAAACCAATGGATATTAATCAGCTGAAAGATATTCGTAATATTTTGCTGGTTTCCTCAGGTAAAGGCGGGGTAGGAAAGTCAACTGTAGCAAGTAATCTTGCTATTGCGCTGGCGGCTGACGGAGCGAAAGTGGGCTTAATAGACGCGGATATTTATGGGCCTTCTGTTCCTACGATGTTTGATCTGGTAGGTGCAAAGCCAAGCGCCAGGGAGACTGAGGATGGGAAGACATTAATCCTTCCAATTGAAAAATATGGGATTAAACTATTGTCTCTGGGCTTTTTTGCTGATCCGGATCAACCAGTGCCCTGGCGTGGACCAATGGCTTCGAATGCGATTAAACAATTGTTTAATGATGCAGATTGGGGCGAGCTGGACTACCTGATTGTAGACCTTCCTCCCGGGACTGGTGATATTCATATTACCATTACCCAGAGTTTTCCGATTGCAGGTGCGGTAATTGTAACTACTCCTCAGCAGGTAGCCCTTGCCGATACCAGAAAAGGACTGGCCATGTTTAAAATGCCAAGTATCAATATCCCTGTATTGGGGGTTGTTGAAAATATGGCTTATTTTACGCCGGAAGAATTGCCCGAAAACAAGTATTACATCTTTGGTAAAGATGGGGGTAAGGAGCTGGCAAGATCATTTGATGTGCCTTTTTTGGGTGAAATTCCAATCGTACAGGGAATTACGGAGGCGGGAGATAAAGGAGCACCTATTGCATTAAATAAAACCAGTAAAATCTCCGATGCATTTGCAGAGATTGCTGGCAAGGTGGCACAACAAGTGGCAATTAATAACTCACTGACTGTTAATTGCTAA
- a CDS encoding transglycosylase domain-containing protein yields MHLPKINIPRKYLKIGAWVLGVFLLISVILGSIAYSKREALLRTMMAKAIAKADKDYGLDIKIGESGFSGLSTVHMKNISVVPKDRDTLSTIEDFTVGVKLFPLIFGNVKLSEIILNRGKLNVVFKDSLSNLDFFLKRKKKDTEKKTKSDLADIAHNLLNQVLYKIPDNMELKDLLLEINDNDTAKLKFLTTTATINDGDLQSTILVNDNAATWHVNGTVKPGKRQLDVMLFADHKKIELPYLENKLKAKFSFDTVRTEMKSADYSGDDFKIKGSWSVKNLLVNHPKIAANDIVVSDAKIDADMLIGPNYVALDSSSTVFLKKATLHPYLKYTLSPNKIYEVKIQAPEQDAQEMLNAFPRGLFESLDGLKVSGKVKYDLSFYLDSSMPDSVRFNSGLTPVNFKILQWGKTNLQKINKDFVYTPYERGKPMRDILIGPSNPNFTPLSAVSSNFKNAILTSEDPSFFTHKGFVQESIRKSFAVNFKEKKFVRGGSTISMQLVKNIFLSRQKTLARKAEEILIVWLIENNRLVSKNRMLEVYFNIIEMGQNIYGIGEATRYYFGKRPSDLNIGEGIFLANIVPRPKIALYKFRGDGGLKDYLYPYFKYIGNIMAKRGLTPSDSSGYGFYNVQLRPGLRQYLLPDSTTVDTTAFDNEDPLPAIETHDESKSLFDRIFGGGSKKDTASRPAVKADSLQKTKKQLRQERREQRRKEKELEKQMEQSKENP; encoded by the coding sequence ATGCATCTTCCAAAAATTAACATCCCTAGAAAATACCTGAAAATTGGCGCGTGGGTGTTAGGAGTTTTTCTATTGATCTCTGTTATCCTTGGTTCCATTGCTTATAGCAAAAGAGAGGCCTTACTGAGAACAATGATGGCCAAAGCTATTGCTAAGGCCGACAAAGACTATGGTCTTGACATTAAAATCGGGGAATCCGGGTTCAGTGGGTTGAGTACCGTTCATATGAAAAATATATCTGTGGTTCCTAAAGACCGAGATACCCTCTCTACCATTGAAGATTTTACCGTCGGGGTAAAGCTTTTCCCCCTGATCTTCGGAAATGTCAAACTTTCTGAAATTATCCTGAACAGAGGAAAACTGAATGTCGTATTTAAAGATTCCTTAAGCAATCTTGATTTCTTTCTTAAAAGAAAGAAAAAAGACACAGAAAAGAAAACAAAATCAGACCTCGCCGATATTGCTCACAACCTTTTAAATCAGGTCTTATATAAGATTCCAGACAATATGGAATTAAAAGACCTCCTGCTTGAGATCAACGATAATGATACCGCTAAACTAAAGTTTCTAACGACTACCGCCACCATAAATGATGGAGACTTACAATCTACGATTCTGGTTAATGACAATGCTGCCACATGGCACGTTAATGGCACCGTAAAGCCAGGAAAGAGACAATTGGATGTGATGCTGTTTGCAGATCATAAAAAAATTGAACTTCCATATCTTGAAAATAAACTCAAAGCCAAATTCAGTTTTGATACGGTTAGGACCGAAATGAAAAGTGCCGACTACAGCGGAGACGATTTCAAGATTAAAGGCTCCTGGTCTGTTAAAAACTTACTGGTTAACCATCCAAAAATAGCCGCTAATGACATTGTTGTTTCAGATGCTAAAATTGATGCTGACATGCTTATTGGCCCAAATTATGTCGCTCTGGACAGTTCATCAACGGTGTTCTTAAAAAAGGCAACCCTTCATCCATACTTAAAATACACCTTATCACCTAATAAAATTTATGAGGTGAAAATTCAGGCACCGGAACAAGATGCACAGGAAATGCTGAATGCATTTCCTCGGGGACTATTCGAATCTCTGGACGGACTAAAAGTAAGTGGAAAGGTTAAATATGATCTTAGCTTTTACCTGGACAGCTCAATGCCTGATAGCGTCCGGTTCAATTCGGGCCTTACGCCTGTTAACTTCAAAATTCTTCAATGGGGGAAAACAAACCTTCAAAAAATCAATAAAGACTTTGTTTACACTCCATATGAGCGAGGAAAACCAATGCGCGATATTCTTATTGGCCCTTCCAATCCTAATTTCACGCCACTATCTGCGGTATCGAGCAATTTCAAAAATGCGATCTTAACTTCCGAAGACCCATCCTTTTTTACACATAAAGGATTTGTACAGGAATCAATCCGCAAATCATTTGCTGTAAATTTCAAAGAAAAGAAATTTGTGAGGGGAGGAAGTACCATCTCTATGCAGCTTGTTAAGAATATTTTTCTAAGCAGGCAGAAGACCCTGGCCAGAAAAGCAGAAGAAATTCTCATTGTATGGCTTATTGAAAACAATCGCCTGGTGAGTAAAAACAGAATGCTTGAAGTCTATTTTAACATTATTGAAATGGGACAAAACATTTATGGAATTGGAGAAGCTACAAGATATTATTTTGGAAAAAGACCCTCGGATCTCAATATCGGAGAAGGCATCTTTCTGGCAAATATAGTCCCACGTCCTAAAATTGCCCTCTATAAATTCAGAGGTGATGGAGGGTTGAAAGACTATCTATACCCTTATTTCAAGTATATTGGAAATATCATGGCCAAACGTGGACTGACACCGTCTGACAGCAGTGGTTATGGCTTTTACAATGTGCAACTAAGACCTGGGCTTCGACAATACCTGCTTCCTGATTCCACAACAGTGGATACTACTGCATTTGACAACGAAGACCCCCTTCCGGCAATAGAAACCCATGACGAATCCAAAAGTCTGTTTGACCGTATATTTGGTGGCGGATCTAAAAAAGATACGGCTTCCAGACCTGCGGTAAAGGCAGACAGCCTTCAAAAAACAAAGAAGCAGCTCAGACAGGAACGAAGAGAACAACGCAGGAAAGAAAAAGAATTAGAAAAGCAAATGGAGCAGTCTAAGGAAAATCCTTAG
- the hpt gene encoding hypoxanthine phosphoribosyltransferase, which produces MNTIKIADKEFEILLENDNIAKRTRLIGIQINLDYEHKCPIFIGVLNGSFLFMADLVKEVTLPCEMAFIRVSSYKDTQSTGEIKEVFGLPENLKDRDIIIVEDIVDTGFTLGYILKEVHQQQPASVRVCSLLLKPEALKAPIEELEYVGFEVANEFVVGYGLDYNGLGRNLNHIYKAKTVASPLP; this is translated from the coding sequence ATGAACACGATTAAAATAGCAGATAAGGAATTCGAAATACTACTCGAAAATGACAACATTGCAAAACGGACCCGTTTGATTGGAATTCAGATCAATCTTGATTACGAACACAAGTGCCCCATTTTTATTGGGGTATTAAATGGAAGTTTTTTATTCATGGCGGATCTGGTAAAAGAGGTGACCCTACCTTGTGAAATGGCTTTTATAAGGGTTTCTTCTTACAAGGACACCCAAAGTACCGGAGAAATCAAAGAGGTATTTGGCCTTCCGGAAAATCTAAAGGATAGAGACATTATTATTGTGGAAGATATTGTAGATACCGGATTCACTTTAGGTTATATTCTTAAGGAAGTACATCAGCAACAACCCGCATCGGTCAGGGTTTGTTCTCTTTTACTAAAGCCAGAAGCCTTAAAAGCTCCTATAGAAGAATTAGAATATGTTGGTTTTGAAGTCGCAAATGAGTTTGTCGTTGGCTATGGTCTTGATTATAATGGCCTCGGCAGAAACCTTAACCATATCTATAAGGCTAAAACTGTTGCCTCCCCCTTACCTTAA